The Humulus lupulus chromosome 4, drHumLupu1.1, whole genome shotgun sequence genome has a window encoding:
- the LOC133830980 gene encoding ankyrin repeat-containing protein ITN1-like produces MASGTYLGERDLEKGLYVRTKATTLTGDTPWPSSPTPTTPTRTLVLSNSGKALLVSNSGKKIDQAGKKKYVKQVTGRHNDTELHLAAQRGDLAGVRQIFYDIEAQMAETTLSGSEFDEEVADIRSSIANEKNELGETALFIAAEKGHLEVVKELMQHVTKDGISIKNRSGFDPLHIAASQGHKEIVEVLLDYDPELSKTIGQSNTTPLISAATKGHASVVRELLSKDSSIIEISRSNGKNALHLASRQGHLDVVRMLLRKDPQLARRTDKKGQTALHMAVKGVSCEVVKSLLDADAAIVMLPDKFGNTALHVATRKRRTEIVSELLSLLDTNVNALTREHKTAFDIAEGLSLCEETTLIKKTLARNGGVKANELNQPRDELRKTVTQIKKDVHIQLEQTRKTNKNVTGIAKELRKLHRAGINNATNSVTVVAVLFATVAFAAIFTVPGGDDEAGMAVMVNTASFKIFFIFNAVALFTSLAVVLVQITLVRGETKAERRVIEVINKLMWLASVCTSIAFISSSYIVVGRRNRWAAILVTVVGGVTMVGVLGTMTYYVVKSKRFHKVRKKEKRVGGSQHSYRHHSDSETEVNPIYAI; encoded by the exons ATGGCCTCAGGCACATATTTAG GTGAGAGGGATCTAGAAAAGGGTCTTTATGTGAGGACCAAGGCAACCACTCTAACCGGCGATACACCATGGCCGTCTTCTCCGACTCCGACGACACCAACACGGACTCTTGTTCTGTCGAATTCCGGCAAGGCTCTTTTGGTATCGAATTCCGGGAAGAAGATCGACCAAGCAGGGAAAAAGAAGTACGTGAAGCAAGTAACCGGAAGGCATAACGACACCGAGCTCCACCTGGCGGCGCAGCGGGGTGATTTGGCCGGAGTGAGGCAGATTTTTTATGATATTGAGGCCCAGATGGCGGAAACGACGTTGAGTGGATCAGAGTTTGATGAGGAGGTGGCTGATATAAGGTCTTCGATTGCGAATGAGAAGAATGAGTTGGGTGAGACGGCTCTGTTCATTGCCGCCGAGAAAGGTCATCTTGAGGTGGTGAAAGAGCTCATGCAGCACGTTACTAAAGACGGCATTTCGATCAAGAATCGTTCTGGGTTTGATCCCTTGCATATTGCTGCCAGTCAAGGTCATAAAG AAATTGTGGAGGTGCTATTGGACTATGATCCAGAGCTAAGCAAAACCATAGGGCAGTCAAATACAACACCACTTATATCAGCAGCAACAAAAGGGCATGCGTCAGTGGTAAGAGAATTGTTATCAAAAGATTCAAGCATAATAGAAATATCTAGATCAAATGGAAAGAATGCATTACATCTAGCTTCAAGACAAGGGCATCTAGATGTTGTGAGAATGTTGCTTAGGAAGGATCCACAACTAGCTCGAAGAACTGATAAAAAGGGACAAACTGCATTGCATATGGCTGTGAAAGGAGTTAGCTGTGAAGTGGTCAAGTCGCTTCTTGATGCAGATGCAGCTATTGTTATGCTCCCTGATAAGTTTGGCAATACAGCTTTACATGTTGCCACCAGGAAAAGAAGAACTGAG ATAGTGAGCGAGTTGCTATCCCTTCTAGACACAAACGTGAACGCCCTAACAAGAGAGCACAAAACAGCCTTCGACATAGCCGAAGGCCTCTCCTTATGCGAAGAAACAACACTGATAAAGAAAACCCTAGCTAGAAACGGTGGTGTAAAAGCCAACGAGCTCAACCAACCACGAGACGAGCTAAGAAAAACAGTGACACAGATAAAAAAAGACGTGCACATCCAGCTCGAACAAACCCGAAAAACCAACAAAAATGTGACCGGAATTGCCAAAGAGCTCCGCAAGCTCCACAGAGCAGGAATCAACAACGCCACCAACTCAGTCACAGTGGTGGCTGTCCTCTTCGCAACGGTGGCTTTTGCCGCCATCTTCACAGTCCCAGGGGGCGATGACGAGGCCGGAATGGCCGTGATGGTGAACACCGCATCGTTCAAGATCTTCTTCATCTTCAACGCGGTGGCACTCTTCACATCATTGGCTGTTGTGTTGGTACAAATCACACTCGTTAGAGGGGAGACCAAAGCTGAGAGAAGAGTGATTGAAGTGATAAACAAGTTGATGTGGTTGGCCTCAGTGTGCACCTCGATCGCCTTCATTTCTTCGTCATATATAGTGGTTGGTCGACGGAATAGGTGGGCTGCGATTCTTGTCACCGTTGTTGGGGGTGTGACGATGGTGGGAGTGCTCGGTACCATGACGTATTACGTTGTTAAGTCTAAGCGTTTTCATAAAGTGAGGAAGAAGGAGAAAAGGGTTGGTGGTTCACAACACTCTTATCGTCATCACTCGGATTCTGAGACTGAAGTTAATCCTATATATGCTATATGA